The DNA sequence ATATCCACGGCGGCGGGTGGATGTACGGCGATAAGGAGCTGAATAAGTATTACTGTCTCTATCTGGCCTCCCAGGGGTTCGCGGTACTTAATGTGAGTTACCGGCTTTTACCGGAAACAGATCTCAAGGGGCAGGTTCAGGATATCTTCGATTCCCTGCATTGGCTTGAGCGTAATGGCGAACAACATCACTGCGATACTAAACGGGTGTTTCTTACCGGAGATTCCGCGGGGGGGCACCTCGCCGGTCTGACTGCCTGTATTCAGCTCAGCGGGGAACTGCAAACCCTCTATGGGGCCGCCCCGGTATCCTTTGCCATTTCCGCCCTGGCCATAAACCATGGGGTATGCGATCCCGTTGGCCACGGTATCACGGGGTATCAATTTACCAACCGGGAAATGGACCACATGTTTTTCGGGAGTAATCCAACACAAAGCCCCCTCTATGCTAAAGCAAATTTTCAGGATACCGCGCAGGGGCTATCCCTGCCGCCAATACTACTCGTAAGCAGCGAGGCGGACGACTATCACAGCCGTTCCCTAGCCCTGAAAGCCTATCTGGACGGCATTGGCGCATCATCTCAAGTATTGTTTTGGACTAAAGCCCAGGGGGAAAAGCTGGGTCATGTGTTCAACATTTTATACCCCCATTGGCCGGAAAGTGTGGAAACCAATAAGGCCATATGCGCCTTTTTTACCGCTTCAGCATAGCCCTTGCCCCCTATTGCAAAACAGTACATTATCCGGCACAATGGAACCAAGAAAATCTACCATTCAGGAGGTCATAATGTCCGATTCGGACGGCGGCAGTAGCAGCCGCCATAGACAAAGTCCAAACAATTTTCGGCTTATGGCCCTGCCCTGCTAAAAACATAACCTTCGGGTTTCTTTTACGGCATAGTGGCGGAAGCCATAGGACCAAAGGGAACCTATTATGGAAAAAGAAGCAATTTTAGAACTCCTCAACGAAAGCCCCATGAGGGTGGCGGAACTGCATTCAGCTTTTTCAGAGATGAATGTGGTGAATATCGCGGATATCTTTAAGGACGAAAATAAAGAAACGGACCTGCGGATCTTCCGGCTTTTGCCCAAAAGCATTGCCTCCGAGGTGTTTTCCTACATCGATCCCGACGAACAGCAGATGCTCATAGAAGCCCTTTCTGATAACGAAGTCAGGGACATTATGAATAAGCTCTTTGTGGACGATGCGGTAGACCTGATTGAAGAAATGCCCGCCGATGTGGTAAAGCGGGTTCTCCAGAATACTCAGAATGAAAAAAGAAAGATCATCAACCAAATGCTGAAGTACCCCGAGGATTCTGCGGGCAGCATTATGACCACCGAGTACGTGGATCTAAGCGAGGACGCCACGGTTAATGAGGCCTTTGACGAAATACGGAAAAACGGAATAAACAAAGAAACTATTTACACCTGTTATGTAATACGCCGGGACAGATTACTTGTGGGGGTGGTGTCCGCAAAAACACTGATGCTGTCAAAACCGGGCGACAGAATTGGTGATATAATGGACGCCACATTTGTGTCCGCCCATACCACGGATGACCAGGAATTGATCACCCAGCAGTTTAAAAAATACGGCCTCCTGGCAATGCCCGTGGTGGACAACGAAAACCGTCTGGTGGGGATTATCACCGTTGACGATGTGGTACAGATTATCGAAGAGGAAAACACCGAGGATTTTGAAAAAATGGGCGCCCTCAAGCCTTCGGAGGAGCCTTACCTGAAAACCGGTGTTTTTACCCAGGTCCGTAACCGTATTGTGTGGCTTCTCTTTTTAATGCTCTCCGCTACCATAACCGGCGGGATCATTGCGAGCTTTGAAGATGCCCTGGCGGTTCTCCCGGTTCTTATCGCCTTTATCCCCATGCTCATGGATACCGGGGGCAATGCGGGAAGCCAAAGCTCCACCCTGATAATCCGCGGTATGGCCCTTGGGGAAGTCGGGTTCAAAGATATTGCGGTGGTACTCTGGAGGGAGATCCGTATCGGTTTTCTCTGCGGTTTCATCCTGGGGTTTATTAACTTTATCCGTATTTATCTGACCAACGGGAAAAATAGCCTTTTGGCCGTGACCGTAACCCTTAGCTTGATGCTTACCCTTATGATAGCAAAGAGCCTCGGCTGTTTCCTGCCCATGGTGGCCAAGAAGTTAAAGGTAGATCCGGCGATCATGGCGGCGCCCCTTATCACTACCATTGTTGACGGCGCTTCATTGTGGATCTACTTTGTCATCGCCAAAATGATGTTCAAGCTATGATTTGCGTTTAATTGACTATTTCTGTAATCTGTGGTAGTATACTCGGAAAGTATGTTACTTTTAAAAGCCAAGGAGTTTATGTGGCGAAAGAAGAAGCGATAGAGGTCGAAGGGGTTGTCCGGGAAGCCCTTCCCAATACCATGTTCAGGGTAGAACTTGACAATCAGAACGGACACCTTATACTGGCCCATCTTTCCGGAAAGATGCGTAAACATTACATCCGTATTGTCCCCGGCGACCGGGTACGGATTGCCCTATCCCCCTACGATTTAAGCCGCGGTCGGATCATCTACCGCGAGCGCTAAAACCATTACCCCTTCAAAATAACCCAGGTAGACCCGCTTCCCCCTTCGATGGCCGGGCTTTGACCGCTTTCTCCGGCAAAGGGACAGCGTTCGATAAAATCCCGGACGGAGCGCTTTAATACCGCTTCCCCTTCGGAATGATTTCCCTTTCCATGGACGATGAGGAGTTTTTCCAATGCTTGCTGTCGGCTGACGTTAAAAAAGTTGTCCAGGGCAAGCCATGCTTCATCACGGGTGAGGCCGTGGAGGTCGATTGTGGCGTCCGGTTTTTTGGCCAGGAGCCTGCGGCGGCGTTCCCCGGGGGAAACCGTGGCCTTGGCTGTTTCGGCATCCTTATCGTCCACGCCGTATACCCGCAGCCAGGCGGTGAGGGGATCAACCCGCTCTGATCCGGCGGCCGCGGGATCTTCCTCAGACCGCTGCTTGACCGCTTTTTTGCCCGCAGGTTTCGCGGTTTCACGATCCCATTGATTCAGAATATCCCCAAAATCCATTATTCAGCCTTTAGTAAAAAACAAGATTATCCTGACGCACCCACCCGGCGTCTCCATCGGCACTTTCCGCATAGGCCCAGGGCTTTGAGGCGGCGCGGACCCGTACCGGCTGGCCTTCCAGCCAACGGGCGCTGATCGCCCCCTGGCTATCCGGCACGCGATAAGCCGCACAGGCACGGAGCACCGCACTTTCCTGTAAGGTTTTTCCCGTACCCCCACGGGAAGACGCGAGGCCGGCAATACCAAGTCCCAAAATACCGATCAAAAGTAAAATAACAACTTTATAACCCCGGAGAAACAGGGAAGTTACGCTCTTTTTTGGCAGCCATATGGCCAGTATCAATAAACAAAAACTAAGGATGATCAATAGCAAAAAGAAATTCCGGGGGCGCCATTTTTCATCCTCGGTCGTGGAAAGTCCAAGGGACTGTTCCGCTGCCCGGCGCGTCGAGACCAGATTTGGGCCCCCTAAGAGGTCCCGTTCCCCCCGCCGAAGTTCTCCCAGAGCTTCGGCATAGAGGGCCATGCTCCAAAACTTCCGGGCCGCCTTTAGTGTTTCTTCGTAGGCCCGGCGAAAAGGGGGAAACGGTTCCTCCCGGATTTCGGGAAAGGCCGGCGCGGGTTTTTGGGGCGGGACTGCTTCGGGTAATGGTTCCGGAACCGGGGGAACGGCGTTACCGGGAACCGGTTCCTTGCGGGGAGCAGCCGGGTTCAGCCGTATCGAGATGGCCGGGGCATCCAGGGTAAGGGTATCAAAATGAAGGGTGAAGGGCTCGATGGAAACCCTGGTTCCTTCCAGGGGGATCAAACGGAGCCGCAGTACCCGGCCCTGGTCCAGATCTTCCTTTGTCAGGGGCAGTTCCTCCAGAAGCGCCTCCGCCGGAGCGGTACCGCGGAACGGCGCCGGGCGAAGGGCCTTTCCCGGATCCCCGCCGAGGATGCGGAGGATTAATTCCGCGTCCTCTCCTATGGTCAGAGCGGCTGGAAGGGTATCCCAGGCCAGGCGGGGGTGGTATTCCTCCTTCATCCCTTCCTGGGCTATCACATAGGTCTGCAGCTTCCTGGTAGTGGTTCTGAACCCCCGGACACTTACCTCAAAGGCCCCCAAGCTTATGGTCCCCGTTCTCTGGGGAACAAACAAAAATTCTACCAGAGTCCAGCGGGTTCCCTCTTCGGGGGAAGTCCTAATGAGCCGGGTTTCTTTCCGGGACTGGGCAAAGGTGAGGGATGAGGGCAGATCCGGCGGGATGACCGTCACATCCTCAGGGACCGGATGATCCACCAGGATAGAAATTCGCCAGGAACCGTCGAGGACCGGGCGTTCCGGGAAGCTTTCCACCAACACCACCGGTTCTTCTCCGGACTGTCCAAAGAGACGGGGTGAGAAAAATAGGGGGACAATAAGCGGGATCAGAACTAGTAATCCGGTCCTGCAGTATCGGTGTCCTCGGCCCATTCCCGGCTTTTCCATTGGTCTTGCTCCTTCCGGCGAATATAATCAAAAAGAACCTGAGGGTTCTTTTGCTGTTCCTGAAGATTCAAAGAGAGAGAAGATGATGCATTGGAGTTTTGATGGGACAGGGAAAGGAGGCTTAGCTCCAGGTTCCGTTTCGCCTCAATGCGGCTGCCATCGGTTTCCAAGGCGGTCCGGAATTGATCCACCGCGGCGGCAAAATCGCCGGCATGGAAACGGACCACCCCCCTGTTGTAGTAGATCCGGTAGATCAGCTCCCGGTGATCCTCCCGCATCAGATCCGTCAGACCTTCTTCGGCGGCGGCAAAGTGCTGGAGGGCTGCGGCGCCTTCGTCCAGGGAAAGGTACACCAAACCCAGGCCGTATTCGGCATAGGGCGCGGTTTCGGCAAATTCCAGGGCTTCCAGGTAGGCGAGGATTGCCTCGGTATACATGCTCTGGGCATTAAAGAAGTTGCCCCGCAGAAGCAGGAGCTTCCCCGAAATCTGGCTCCCTAAGGACATGGAACAGGAGGCGCCTAACAGGAACAGTAATGCAAACAGGCAAAGGAGCCCCGCCGGGTAAACCGGATGATTTTTTTGGGGGGGTAGGGGTTCAACCATGTTTTCGCCTCCCCTTCTCCATAATTTTCGAAATGCCCAGAAAGATAAGGGCGGCGATGACAAAGATATACCCCAGATCCCTGGTTTCCCGGCGAAATCCCTTTACGGTAGTTCCGGAACCCAAGCTGCCCGGGGCGGCCAGGGACGCCAGATAATTCGCCAACTGGGCCGCAGCGTTACTCCGGTTTCCATCCACATAGATACCCCCGGTACGCTCCGCAGCATTTCTGAGGACTTCATCCTGTAAATAGCTGATCACCGGATGCCCGTCCTCCCCCAGCATGGCAGCGTTTCCCAGGGGAACCGCGCCGCCCTCTCCGGAACCGAGTCCCACGGTGATAAGGGTGATATCCGCATCTGCGGCTCTGTCCAGGGCGTCACCCAGGGAGCCCCCCAGGGATTCTCCGTCCGATAAGAGTATGATCCTGCGCCGGCTGGGGAAGGCGTCCTGAAAAGCTCCGGCGGCAGCGTCGATGAGCGATTCCAGGTTGGTTCCCCTGCCGGTAATGGCGGAACCGGAGAGGCTCGACAAAAAGGCCCGGATCGCCTCGGTATCTTCGGTGAGGGGGAGGGCTAGTACCCCCTTGCCCTTGCCTATGGCTGCTCCGAACCGGACCCCCGAGGCGCCGGCGCCTAAATTCCGGCTGGTAAACCAGGGATTGTTTACCAGTTCTACCACCAGCGACGCGGCCCGGCTGAGCCGCGATGGACCGCCGGGGCTGATGTCCCGTACATCCATGCTGCGGGACAGATCGATGGCAAAGACCACGTCCACCCCCCGGCGGGTTTCGCTCACCAGCCGGGTACCGCCACGGGGTTCCGCCAGGGCGATGATTACACAGGCCAGGAACAGGGTAAAAGCTGCGGTGGAAACAAGGTAACGGAAGTGCAGGTTCGAAACGAGCTTATCCCCGGAATCCCGGGAAAGGAAGTTTAAAACTGCGCGGCGTTTACGGTAGTGGAGGAAGGCCAAAAAACCTGCGGGGATCAGCAAAAAGAGGGCAAGCAGTACCCTGGGATTATCGAAGCTCACAGGAAGGCCCCCAGTATATACCGCCGGATAAACCGGGCGGCGCAGATCAGAGCCAGGGCGGTAATCATCAGGGGGATACGGAAACTCCGGGTCCGGTTTATCGTACCGGAACGGCGTATAATCATCTCCCCCTCGTCGATGCGGGAAAATGCCAGGGAGAAGGCCTCCGCCGAAGGGGCGGAAATATACTGACCGCCCCCGCTTTGGGCAATGGATCTAAGACTTTCGGAATTAAACCGGGAATCGAAGGTGCCGGTACGGCGTATCCTGGTAACCGGATCCACATAGTCAATGGGAACTTCCCCGCCGCCGCCCACTCCGATAACCCAGAGGGAGGCTCCTGCATTCTGAATGGCCGCCGCCGCAGTCTCCGGGTGAATCGCCCCGGCGTTGTTTTCCCCGTCGGTGATCAGCGCCACCGCCCGGCGCGGGGCTGCGGAATTCCGTATGTGCAGCGCCGCAATCCCCAGGCCCATCCCCAGGGCGGTACCGTCCCCCAACTCGCCTATACGCAGGGAATCGAGCCGGGAAAACAGGGCGCCCCGATCAAT is a window from the Treponema primitia ZAS-1 genome containing:
- a CDS encoding alpha/beta hydrolase; translated protein: MGKLARFLLQDHWKKTKREDDRRIATLTPTAGVAEDKDIPYRNDGTPLHRLDVYYPEGSSGLLPTIVDIHGGGWMYGDKELNKYYCLYLASQGFAVLNVSYRLLPETDLKGQVQDIFDSLHWLERNGEQHHCDTKRVFLTGDSAGGHLAGLTACIQLSGELQTLYGAAPVSFAISALAINHGVCDPVGHGITGYQFTNREMDHMFFGSNPTQSPLYAKANFQDTAQGLSLPPILLVSSEADDYHSRSLALKAYLDGIGASSQVLFWTKAQGEKLGHVFNILYPHWPESVETNKAICAFFTASA
- the mgtE gene encoding magnesium transporter; the encoded protein is MEKEAILELLNESPMRVAELHSAFSEMNVVNIADIFKDENKETDLRIFRLLPKSIASEVFSYIDPDEQQMLIEALSDNEVRDIMNKLFVDDAVDLIEEMPADVVKRVLQNTQNEKRKIINQMLKYPEDSAGSIMTTEYVDLSEDATVNEAFDEIRKNGINKETIYTCYVIRRDRLLVGVVSAKTLMLSKPGDRIGDIMDATFVSAHTTDDQELITQQFKKYGLLAMPVVDNENRLVGIITVDDVVQIIEEENTEDFEKMGALKPSEEPYLKTGVFTQVRNRIVWLLFLMLSATITGGIIASFEDALAVLPVLIAFIPMLMDTGGNAGSQSSTLIIRGMALGEVGFKDIAVVLWREIRIGFLCGFILGFINFIRIYLTNGKNSLLAVTVTLSLMLTLMIAKSLGCFLPMVAKKLKVDPAIMAAPLITTIVDGASLWIYFVIAKMMFKL
- the infA gene encoding translation initiation factor IF-1, whose product is MAKEEAIEVEGVVREALPNTMFRVELDNQNGHLILAHLSGKMRKHYIRIVPGDRVRIALSPYDLSRGRIIYRER
- a CDS encoding Smr/MutS family protein, producing the protein MDFGDILNQWDRETAKPAGKKAVKQRSEEDPAAAGSERVDPLTAWLRVYGVDDKDAETAKATVSPGERRRRLLAKKPDATIDLHGLTRDEAWLALDNFFNVSRQQALEKLLIVHGKGNHSEGEAVLKRSVRDFIERCPFAGESGQSPAIEGGSGSTWVILKG
- a CDS encoding SH3 domain-containing protein; this encodes MEKPGMGRGHRYCRTGLLVLIPLIVPLFFSPRLFGQSGEEPVVLVESFPERPVLDGSWRISILVDHPVPEDVTVIPPDLPSSLTFAQSRKETRLIRTSPEEGTRWTLVEFLFVPQRTGTISLGAFEVSVRGFRTTTRKLQTYVIAQEGMKEEYHPRLAWDTLPAALTIGEDAELILRILGGDPGKALRPAPFRGTAPAEALLEELPLTKEDLDQGRVLRLRLIPLEGTRVSIEPFTLHFDTLTLDAPAISIRLNPAAPRKEPVPGNAVPPVPEPLPEAVPPQKPAPAFPEIREEPFPPFRRAYEETLKAARKFWSMALYAEALGELRRGERDLLGGPNLVSTRRAAEQSLGLSTTEDEKWRPRNFFLLLIILSFCLLILAIWLPKKSVTSLFLRGYKVVILLLIGILGLGIAGLASSRGGTGKTLQESAVLRACAAYRVPDSQGAISARWLEGQPVRVRAASKPWAYAESADGDAGWVRQDNLVFY
- a CDS encoding vWA domain-containing protein: MSFDNPRVLLALFLLIPAGFLAFLHYRKRRAVLNFLSRDSGDKLVSNLHFRYLVSTAAFTLFLACVIIALAEPRGGTRLVSETRRGVDVVFAIDLSRSMDVRDISPGGPSRLSRAASLVVELVNNPWFTSRNLGAGASGVRFGAAIGKGKGVLALPLTEDTEAIRAFLSSLSGSAITGRGTNLESLIDAAAGAFQDAFPSRRRIILLSDGESLGGSLGDALDRAADADITLITVGLGSGEGGAVPLGNAAMLGEDGHPVISYLQDEVLRNAAERTGGIYVDGNRSNAAAQLANYLASLAAPGSLGSGTTVKGFRRETRDLGYIFVIAALIFLGISKIMEKGRRKHG
- a CDS encoding vWA domain-containing protein, which gives rise to MNIGFERPLLLFAGAVIVFLCFVISRFLKGAFTLVIPLGPPGGSPFKPPFNVEFLVRAIRVLDLAGVFALFLAAAGPAFISTELVWLNRGADILFVVDISPSMAGIDMNGRNRFDAARDLVRDFAAQRPSDAIGLVAVGNDASLLVPPTIDRGALFSRLDSLRIGELGDGTALGMGLGIAALHIRNSAAPRRAVALITDGENNAGAIHPETAAAAIQNAGASLWVIGVGGGGEVPIDYVDPVTRIRRTGTFDSRFNSESLRSIAQSGGGQYISAPSAEAFSLAFSRIDEGEMIIRRSGTINRTRSFRIPLMITALALICAARFIRRYILGAFL